TCCCGACCGCTTGCAAGCCAACTAGTGACACCATAGCCTAAATCGCGAATTTGATTCGGCAAATCTAAGTTGTACTCTTTCGTAATAACATTCACCGTAATATATCCTAAAGCAATTCTTTCTTCAATTTTCATACCAACAATAATCCCTACACCAAATCCAACCGCATATGCTAACACATTGGCAATATTATTGAGGTTATCTAAAACCAAACTAAGAGCCACCACATAAATAATCATTTCAAACACACTAGAAAGTGCAGCTAAATAACGATACCCTTTCATCGTCAACAATAACCTCACCGTATAAATCGTCACATACAAAATATTTACAACAAAAATAGTAGCTACTATAAAAATACCATTATCCACTAAACTAATCCCTCCAGTTAAAACGACATATTACTTTCTAATTAAGAGTCTTTCCCTAATATAACATTCCATAAGATAGCTTACAAAAGAAACACTTCAACAAAAAAAGCCCTAAATAACTAGGACTTTTTCAAATTGCCCGGCAGCGACCTACTCTCGCAGGGGGAAGCCCCCAACTACCATTGGCGCGGAGAAGCTTAACTACCGTG
The sequence above is a segment of the Listeria cossartiae subsp. cossartiae genome. Coding sequences within it:
- a CDS encoding DUF2179 domain-containing protein encodes the protein MDNGIFIVATIFVVNILYVTIYTVRLLLTMKGYRYLAALSSVFEMIIYVVALSLVLDNLNNIANVLAYAVGFGVGIIVGMKIEERIALGYITVNVITKEYNLDLPNQIRDLGYGVTSWLASGRDGERMMLEILTQRKNERKLYKQIIEIDNGAFIVSSEPKQIHGGFWVKQVRK